One window of the Camarhynchus parvulus chromosome 2, STF_HiC, whole genome shotgun sequence genome contains the following:
- the C2H8orf76 gene encoding uncharacterized protein C8orf76 homolog, translating to MEPALGPEFEDSLFAPSRERREGGGDGAACGARHCEPGWFQSAADAGEGAGGITSSKFRADWAFRQRDFEKALCEYSDCLLLLPASNIAMRRDVQEGQARCLSRLGRHKEALDIAEKMRNSATNTDHLTTVLSLQFSIYQGLENVEKKMMCLQQLICLHPFNPWFWKLLAEAYMSLLRNLSPLVIPEANLNRSEEVCVSNSSFQTSTGREINLQPHRPEGQKEGPCFSPAAETKGENAVTFPSSQVVKEFLCTSGELERMDKEKCAGSKAWKQSMLKKVGIKACASFIRARLLLQLTQSQQLSFVLENNRKCQKEIDDKVALLGFDENSLLLMTKAMGQDLIPEKLKEEFQGEVKCIGPSALSSLVTASVMEFEVKWFGNLQDDLCHFDGQFYSDIYLPPLVT from the exons atgGAACCGGCGCTGGGCCCGGAATTCGAGGATTCCCTGTTCGCGCCcagccgggagcggcgggagggCGGCGGGGACGGGGCTGCGTGCGGGGCCCGGCACTGCGAGCCCGGC TGGTTCCAAAGCGCGGCTGACGCCGGGGAAGGCGCCGGCGGGATCACGAGCAGCAAGTTCCGGGCGGACTGGGCGTTCCGGCAGCGGGACTTCGAG AAAGCCCTGTGTGAATACTCAGACTGCCTGCTACTCTTACCTGCCAGCAACATTGCAATGAGGCGTGATGTCCAGGAGGGCCAGGCTCGCTGTTTATCTCGCCTGGGGAGGCACAAGGAGGCTCTGGATATTGCAGAAAAAATG AGAAACAGCGCCACTAACACAGATCACTTAACGACGGTTCTCAGCCTGCAGTTTTCCATTTACCAGGGGCtggaaaatgtagaaaaaaagatGATGTGTCTGCAGCAACTGATCTGCTTACATCCTTTCAATCCCTGGTTCTGGAAGTTACTTGCTGAAGCTTATATGAGCCTTCTACGGAATTTGTCTCCATTGGTCATTCCAGAAGCAAATCTAAATCGGTCTGAAGAGGTTTGTGTGAGTAATAGCAGTTTCCAAACATCGACTGGCAGAGAGATTAATCTGCAGCCTCACAGACCAGAGGGCCAGAAGGAAGGCCCTTGcttcagccctgctgcagaaacaaagGGGGAGAATGCAGTGACTTTTCCCAGCAGCCAAGTAGTGAAAGAATTCCTCTGCACTTCAGGAGAACTGGAACGGATGGATAAAGAGAAATGTGCAGGCTCCAAGGCCTGGAAGCAGAGCATGTTAAAGAAAGTTGGGATAAAAGCATGTGCCTCGTTTATCAGAGCAAG GCTTTTACTTCAGCTTACCCAGTCACAACAGTTGTCCTTTGTGCTAGAGAATaacagaaaatgtcagaaagAAATTGATGACAAGGTGGCTCTACTTGGTTTTGATGAAAACTCCTTGCTGTTGATGACCAAA GCTATGGGACAAGATCTTATACCAGAAAAACTAAAAGAGGAGTTTCAGGGTGAGGTAAAATGCATAGGCCCTTCAGCACTGTCATCACTGGTAACTGCTTCAGTCATGGAATTTGAAGTCAAATGGTTTGGTAATCTCCAAGATGATTTATGTCACTTTGATGGACAATTTTATTCAGATATTTATCTCCCACCTTTAGTAACATAG
- the ZHX1 gene encoding zinc fingers and homeoboxes protein 1, with the protein MASKRKSTTPCMVLANEQDPDLETVSDLEEGPPVLTPADNPTAEGVTSDEDAHEYVDSDNKKNTNKVEGGYECKYCTFQTPDLNMFTFHVDSEHPNVVLNSSYVCLECNFLTKRYDALSEHNLKHHPGEENFKLTMVKRNNQTIFEQTVNDLTFDGSFVREENAGQADSSEVPSSGISISKTPIMKMMKSKPEAKRIAVFHNVVDDIPGEEKGTENEPNSEEVVENPPVAVSESKPSHSVVCSAADVAGAVVTPAPVLQPGVAQVITAVTAPQNSNLIPKVLIPVNSIPAYNTALDNNPLLLNTYNKFPYPTMSEITVLSSQAKYTEEQIKIWFSAQRLKHGVSWTPEEVEEARRKQFNGTVHTVPQTITVIPAHISAASNGLPSILQTCQIVGQPGLVLTQVAGTNTLPVTAPIALTVAGVPNQTQLEKSQIHSTQPIAETKQVAAIPAPQAIKNESPLMNPDSFGIRAKKTKEQLAELKVSYLKNQFPQDSEIVRLMKITGLTKGEIKKWFSDTRYNQRNSKNNHGIHLNSDSCATIVIDSSDEMNESPTGVTPQSKPSWATFPDFTPQKFKEKTSEQLQVLQASFLNNPVLTEEEMNRLRAQTKLTRREIDAWFAEKRKSNALKEEGADVNESNAGSSKEESGETPVGDGAAGTKSGCSTSSKIGKKSPEQLHLLKSSFVRTQWPSPQEYNKLAEETGLPRSEIVSWFGDTRYAWKNGGLKWYYYYQSASANSLNGQGFARKRGRGRPKGRGRGRPRGRPRGSKRLNCWDRGVSVIKFKTGTAILKDYYMKHKFLNEQDLDELVAKSHMGYEQVREWFAERQRRLELGIELFDENEEEDEMLDDQEDEEETDDSDTWEPPRHVKRKLSKTD; encoded by the coding sequence ATGGCAAGTAAACGAAAATCAACAACACCCTGCATGGTCTTAGCCAATGAGCAGGATCCAGATCTAGAAACAGTGTCAGACTTGGAGGAAGGACCACCTGTGCTCACACCAGCAGATAACCCTACAGCAGAGGGCGTGACAAGTGATGAGGATGCTCATGAGTATGTGGATTCAGACaataagaaaaacacaaataaagtAGAAGGTGGTTATGAGTGTAAATATTGTACTTTTCAGACTCCAGATCTCAATATGTTTACCTTTCATGTGGATTCAGAACACCCCAACGTAGTGTTAAATTCATCCTACGTTTGTTTAGAATGTAATTTCCTTACCAAAAGATATGATGCCCTCTCAGAGCATAATTTGAAGCACCaccctggagaggagaatttTAAATTGACTATGGTGAAGCGTAATAACCAGACAATCTTTGAACAGACAGTTAATGATCTCACTTTTGATGGGAGTTTTGttagagaagaaaatgctggaCAGGCTGACTCTTCTGAGGTCCCCTCATCAGGGATCTCCATTAGCAAAACTCCTATCATGAAAATGATGAAAAGCAAACCCGAGGCTAAACGTATTGCTGTTTTCCACAATGTAGTTGATGACATTCCTGGTGAAGAAAAGGGAACTGAAAATGAGCCAAACTCTGAAGAAGTAGTAGAAAACCCCCCAGTGGCAGTTTCTGAATCCAAACCAAGCCATTCAGTTGTGTGCAGTGCAGCAGATGTGGCCGGAGCAGTAGTGACCCCAGCACCAGTGCTTCAgcctggggtggcacaggtTATAACAGCTGTCACAGCTCCACAGAACTCAAACCTGATTCCTAAAGTCCTAATACCTGTGAATAGCATTCCAGCCTATAACACTGCTTTGGATAACAATCCTCTTTTGCTTAACACCTACAACAAATTCCCGTATCCAACCATGTCAGAAATCACGGTTCTTTCCTCTCAAGCGAAGTACACAGAAGAGCAGATTAAAATATGGTTTTCTGCTCAGCGTCTGAAACACGGAGTGAGTTGGACACcagaggaggtggaggaagCAAGGAGGAAACAATTTAATGGCACAGTGCATACTGTGCCCCAGACCATTACCGTTATTCCAGCGCACATTTCAGCCGCTAGCAATGGTTTACCTTCCATTTTACAGACATGCCAAATAGTTGGTCAGCCAGGACTTGTTCTCACTCAAGTTGCAGGTACAAATACATTACCAGTAACAGCCCCAATAGCTTTGACTGTAGCAGGAGTCCCAAACCAAACACAGTTAGAGAAGAGTCAGATTCACAGTACTCAGCCTATTGCAGAAACCAAACAAGTTGCTgccattccagcccctcaggCTATCAAAAATGAATCCCCACTGATGAATCCTGACTCCTTTGGCATCCGAGCAAAAAAAACTAAGGAACAACTGGCAGAATTGAAAGTCAGCTACCTTAAAAACCAGTTTCCTCAAGACTCAGAAATTGTTAGACTTATGAAAATTACAGGCCTCACTAAAGGAGAGATCAAAAAGTGGTTCAGTGATACGCGCTACAATCAGAGAAACTCAAAGAATAATCATGGGATTCATCTTAACAGTGATTCATGTGCCACCATTGTTATTGATTCAAGTGATGAAATGAATGAATCTCCAACAGGAGTCACTCCACAGAGCAAGCCATCTTGGGCTACTTTTCCTGATTTCACCCCACAGAAGTTCAAAGAGAAGACTTCTGAGCAGCTGCAAGTCCTCCAAGCAAGTTTTCTTAATAACCCTGTCCTTACTGAAGAAGAGATGAATAGATTAAGAGCCCAAACAAAACTGACCAGGAGAGAGATTGATGCCTGGTttgcagaaaaaaggaaatcaaatgcCTTGAAGGAAGAGGGAGCTGACGTGAATGAAAGCAATGCTGGCAGCTCAAAAGAGGAGTCTGGAGAAACACCtgtgggagatggagcagcaggaacaaaatCAGGGTGTTCTACTTCAAGCAAAATAGGCAAAAAATCACCAGAGCAGTTGCACCTGCTCAAAAGTTCCTTTGTCCGTACTCAGTGGCCATCTCCACAAGAATACAACAAGCTGGCAGAAGAAACTGGGCTTCCAAGATCAGAAATTGTGAGCTGGTTTGGAGATACTCGCTATGCCTGGAAAAATGGTGGATTGAAATGGTATTACTATTACCAGAGTGCCAGTGCAAACAGCCTGAATGGCCAAGGCTTTGcaaggaagagagggagaggaagaccaaaagggagggggagagggaggccTCGGGGGAGGCCTCGGGGAAGCAAGAGGTTAAATTGCTGGGACAGAGGTGTCTCTgtcataaaatttaaaactggAACAGCAATCCTGAAGGACTATTATATGAAGCACAAATTCCTTAATGAGCAAGACCTTGATGAACTGGTAGCCAAATCTCACATGGGATATGAGCAGGTCAGAGAATGGTTTGCAGAAAGGCAAAGAAGATTAGAACTTGGAATAGAGCTGTTTGATGAGaatgaggaggaagatgaaATGCTGGATGatcaggaggatgaggaagaaaCAGATGATAGTGATACTTGGGAACCCCCCAGACATGTTAAACGTAAACTTTCAAAAACAGACTGA